Proteins from a single region of Nitrospira sp.:
- a CDS encoding LON peptidase substrate-binding domain-containing protein, translating into MQIDRERDQPTSDPYDNAVPFIIPERVPVFALPNVVFFPKTYLPLHIFEPRYRQMVADAAAGGQCVAMALLKEGWEEDYYGHPAIYPIGCVGRLLSVESLPDGRSNILLQGLERYEIQEEFFEKPYREARVVLKKAAVEPSLAPEVRQALMKVLEKYLRAREDAATWEGLFRDDVKDEVLVNTLSTYLDCTPLEKQFLIEAEGLHQRARRLSDLIQFMVHDQQGAKGWG; encoded by the coding sequence ATGCAAATTGATCGCGAGCGCGACCAACCCACGAGCGATCCCTACGACAACGCCGTCCCGTTCATCATCCCGGAACGTGTCCCAGTGTTTGCGTTGCCCAACGTGGTCTTTTTCCCGAAGACCTATCTGCCGCTCCATATTTTCGAGCCGCGCTATCGGCAGATGGTGGCAGACGCCGCGGCGGGCGGACAGTGCGTGGCCATGGCGCTGCTGAAGGAGGGCTGGGAGGAGGATTACTACGGTCATCCCGCGATCTATCCGATCGGCTGTGTGGGGCGTCTCCTCAGTGTGGAGTCATTGCCGGACGGTCGGTCGAATATCCTGCTCCAGGGGTTGGAGCGGTACGAAATTCAAGAAGAGTTTTTCGAGAAGCCCTATCGGGAGGCCAGGGTGGTCCTGAAGAAGGCGGCCGTCGAGCCGTCGCTGGCTCCGGAAGTGCGCCAGGCCCTGATGAAGGTGTTGGAGAAATATCTGCGCGCGCGCGAAGATGCGGCGACGTGGGAAGGATTGTTCCGCGACGATGTGAAAGACGAAGTCCTCGTCAATACGCTCTCGACGTATTTGGACTGCACACCATTGGAAAAACAATTTCTCATAGAAGCCGAAGGTCTCCACCAGCGGGCGCGTCGTCTGAGCGACCTGATCCAGTTCATGGTGCATGATCAACAAGGCGCGAAGGGTTGGGGGTAA
- a CDS encoding HigA family addiction module antitoxin — MRMHNPPHPGTIIKHLCLDPLSLSVTQAAQALGVSRKTLSAILNGRAGISPEMAVRLSMAFGTSSESWLNQQTQYDLWHAEQRRKELRVAKLAV; from the coding sequence ATGCGCATGCACAATCCCCCTCACCCAGGGACCATCATCAAGCATCTGTGTTTAGACCCGCTCAGCTTGAGTGTCACTCAGGCTGCTCAGGCCTTGGGGGTTAGCCGGAAAACCCTCTCTGCCATTTTGAACGGCCGGGCGGGGATTAGTCCTGAGATGGCGGTTCGCCTGTCGATGGCATTCGGCACTTCGTCTGAGAGCTGGCTCAATCAGCAAACCCAGTATGACCTGTGGCACGCCGAGCAGCGCCGCAAAGAACTTCGTGTCGCCAAGCTTGCGGTATAG
- a CDS encoding type 1 glutamine amidotransferase yields the protein MRAVCLQHVPFEGPGAFAAALTDRGVSLDRYLVPQDGLPKEAGDLLIVMGGPMSVNDSDRWITEETAFIRSALLAGTPVIGVCLGSQLMVKALGAAVKPGKALEIGTTRIHLTGEGKTDPVFGGFPETLSVFEWHGEVFDLPADCVPLAGSDIAPLQAFRYGTRAYGLLFHLEIEAEGIEALCRECPSDLDRVHITASKASISFLPHMWLSHQIADRLIGHLLQSNH from the coding sequence ATGCGAGCCGTTTGCCTTCAACATGTTCCCTTCGAAGGTCCTGGGGCGTTCGCCGCGGCGCTGACTGACCGGGGCGTGAGTCTCGATCGGTATCTCGTCCCGCAAGACGGGCTGCCGAAAGAGGCGGGCGATCTGTTGATCGTGATGGGCGGGCCGATGTCGGTGAACGATTCGGATCGTTGGATCACCGAGGAGACCGCGTTCATTCGCTCCGCCCTCCTCGCTGGAACACCTGTCATCGGCGTCTGCCTCGGCAGTCAGTTGATGGTGAAGGCGTTGGGCGCAGCCGTGAAACCAGGCAAGGCTCTGGAAATCGGCACGACACGAATACATCTAACCGGCGAAGGGAAAACCGATCCGGTGTTCGGCGGCTTTCCCGAAACCCTCTCGGTCTTCGAATGGCACGGAGAGGTGTTCGACCTCCCCGCTGATTGCGTGCCCCTGGCCGGTTCTGACATTGCGCCGCTGCAAGCGTTTCGCTACGGAACCAGGGCCTATGGTCTGCTGTTTCACTTGGAAATCGAGGCGGAGGGAATCGAAGCCCTTTGTCGCGAGTGTCCATCCGATCTGGACCGGGTGCACATCACGGCGTCGAAGGCCTCGATCAGCTTCCTTCCCCATATGTGGCTGTCCCACCAGATTGCCGACCGGCTGATCGGGCATCTCCTGCAATCCAATCATTGA
- a CDS encoding HigA family addiction module antitoxin codes for MTMRKLKPVTPGELLLEEFLKPMELSRYRLAKEIGVPAQRIGDIVAGSRSITADTDLRLCRFFGLSNGYWLRAQAAYDMEVAERALGSKLSKIKPWSGSKGLKVAS; via the coding sequence ATGACGATGCGCAAACTGAAGCCGGTCACGCCTGGCGAGCTCTTGTTGGAAGAATTCCTCAAGCCCATGGAGCTGAGCCGGTACCGGCTGGCGAAGGAAATCGGTGTTCCGGCACAGCGCATTGGCGATATTGTGGCCGGCAGCCGCTCAATTACGGCCGACACCGACTTGCGCCTGTGCCGATTCTTCGGCCTTTCGAACGGGTATTGGTTGCGAGCTCAGGCGGCCTATGACATGGAAGTCGCAGAACGAGCGTTAGGTTCGAAGCTCTCAAAAATCAAGCCATGGTCTGGATCAAAAGGGTTGAAGGTTGCATCCTGA
- the rmuC gene encoding DNA recombination protein RmuC has product MDVTGILLGIVIGLVPGALVGWFLGAGRLSRKFQQQTVELSARAERAESLEAELRRQLEQDRLEGVQLRADLATAQQARASAEVRTEEALKHVAEQKQLVDQSRQQLLESFQALSNDALTKNNQAFLNLARVSFETLQAKAEGELSQRQQAIDGLVKPLHDSLQRYDEQMRLLEQSRQSAYGGLDQHLKSLAESHQRLQQETGNLVKALRAPTVRGQWGEITLKRVAELAGMVDHCDFFEQESVTGEDRRFRPDMVVRLPGGRQIIVDAKTVLAAYLDAHEAPDDQRRIEALRRHAAQVRSRMDELSLKAYWTQFERAPEFVVLFLPGEQFLGAALDHDPRLIEEGFTRGVVLATPTTLIALLRAVGYGWRQEQMNAHAEEAGRLGKDLYERMAVLAEHVNDVGQALGKSVSAYNRAVGSLETRILPAARRFKELGVASEKEIPQLEPAELVPRRTLPFDGE; this is encoded by the coding sequence ATGGATGTGACCGGCATATTGCTGGGGATTGTCATCGGTCTCGTTCCTGGCGCGCTCGTCGGTTGGTTTCTTGGCGCGGGTCGCCTCTCCCGGAAATTCCAGCAGCAAACAGTCGAGTTGAGCGCCAGAGCTGAGCGGGCGGAGTCGCTTGAGGCGGAGTTGCGTCGCCAACTGGAACAGGATCGCCTGGAAGGGGTGCAGCTTCGGGCAGACCTGGCGACCGCCCAGCAAGCGCGGGCCTCAGCCGAAGTGCGGACCGAAGAAGCGCTGAAGCACGTCGCCGAACAAAAGCAACTCGTCGATCAATCCCGCCAGCAGCTCCTCGAATCGTTCCAAGCGCTGTCGAATGACGCGCTCACCAAAAACAATCAGGCCTTCTTAAATCTGGCTCGCGTGTCGTTCGAAACGCTCCAGGCCAAAGCCGAGGGCGAACTGTCGCAACGGCAACAGGCGATCGACGGACTGGTGAAGCCGCTCCATGATTCGTTGCAGCGCTACGATGAACAAATGCGGCTGCTCGAACAATCGCGCCAATCGGCCTATGGCGGGTTGGATCAACACCTGAAATCGCTGGCGGAGTCCCATCAACGTCTCCAGCAGGAGACCGGCAACCTGGTTAAGGCCCTCCGCGCGCCGACGGTCCGCGGTCAGTGGGGTGAAATCACGCTGAAGCGGGTAGCTGAGTTGGCGGGGATGGTCGATCATTGCGATTTCTTCGAGCAGGAAAGCGTCACCGGCGAGGATCGGCGGTTCCGTCCAGACATGGTCGTGCGGCTGCCGGGCGGACGGCAGATCATCGTCGATGCGAAGACGGTTCTGGCGGCCTACCTCGATGCTCATGAAGCCCCGGACGATCAGCGTCGGATCGAAGCCTTGCGCCGGCATGCCGCGCAGGTCCGCAGTCGGATGGACGAGTTGTCGTTGAAGGCCTACTGGACGCAATTTGAGCGGGCCCCCGAGTTTGTGGTGCTCTTTCTTCCCGGTGAGCAATTCCTCGGCGCGGCGCTGGATCACGATCCGCGTTTGATCGAAGAAGGGTTTACACGCGGGGTGGTGCTCGCCACGCCCACGACATTAATCGCGCTATTGCGGGCCGTGGGGTATGGCTGGCGACAGGAGCAGATGAATGCCCATGCCGAAGAAGCCGGACGGCTCGGCAAAGATCTTTACGAGCGCATGGCGGTGCTGGCTGAACATGTGAATGATGTCGGACAGGCGTTAGGCAAGAGTGTGTCGGCCTACAATCGAGCGGTGGGTTCGTTGGAGACGAGAATTCTTCCGGCGGCGCGCCGATTCAAAGAGCTTGGGGTCGCGTCTGAAAAAGAGATCCCGCAGTTGGAGCCGGCTGAGCTGGTGCCGCGCCGGACATTGCCTTTTGACGGCGAATAA
- a CDS encoding lipocalin-like domain-containing protein — translation MTSLAARLVIGLAWVLATGGSVAPAADPADISFRLAQEGYRYEFPRDHGAHDAFRTEWWYYTGHLETAEGRRFGFELTFFRRGIAPDQVETRPSRWSVDQLYLAHLAVTDVTGQRFHFRDRISRAGLGKAGADATHLHVWLDHWRAESPGGTSDQQKLEAKADGVALALTLDPAKPLVIHGERGISKKGAAAGQASHYYSFTNLTTSGTLSIGNETFRVTGTSWMDHEFGSADLGADLAGWDWFSIQLADNRELMVYRLRHTDGTSDAASSGTLVLADGRTQHLSASDIQLTPLDTWTSPTSKATYPHRWQVSIPSLGLSLNLTPLLADQELRTTRSTQVTYWEGAVAVEGTEHDQAIKGQGYVELTGYAERIKQKL, via the coding sequence ATGACATCGCTAGCTGCTCGTCTCGTGATTGGACTGGCATGGGTCTTAGCCACCGGCGGATCGGTGGCACCCGCGGCCGATCCTGCCGACATCTCCTTTCGCCTGGCGCAAGAAGGCTATCGGTACGAGTTCCCGCGCGATCACGGCGCACACGATGCCTTCCGCACCGAATGGTGGTACTACACCGGTCACCTGGAGACTGCAGAGGGCCGGCGATTCGGATTTGAGCTCACCTTCTTTCGTCGCGGCATCGCGCCCGATCAAGTCGAGACGCGCCCCTCCCGCTGGTCGGTGGATCAACTCTATCTGGCCCATCTAGCCGTCACGGACGTCACGGGCCAACGCTTTCACTTTCGCGACCGTATCAGCCGCGCCGGGTTAGGCAAGGCCGGAGCCGATGCCACCCATCTGCACGTCTGGCTCGATCACTGGCGCGCAGAGTCACCCGGTGGAACCAGCGACCAGCAGAAGCTCGAGGCCAAGGCCGATGGAGTGGCGCTCGCGCTGACGCTCGATCCCGCTAAACCGCTGGTTATCCATGGCGAGCGAGGCATCAGCAAAAAGGGAGCGGCAGCGGGGCAAGCGTCACACTACTATTCTTTTACCAATCTCACGACGTCCGGGACTCTGAGCATCGGCAACGAGACTTTCCGCGTCACCGGCACCAGTTGGATGGACCACGAGTTCGGCTCGGCGGACTTGGGCGCGGATCTCGCCGGGTGGGATTGGTTCAGCATCCAACTCGCCGACAATCGGGAACTCATGGTCTATCGCCTCCGTCATACCGACGGAACTTCGGACGCAGCCTCCAGCGGGACGCTCGTCTTGGCAGATGGTCGCACGCAGCATCTCTCAGCCTCCGATATCCAACTGACCCCGCTTGATACCTGGACCAGTCCAACCAGCAAGGCCACCTATCCCCACCGCTGGCAGGTTTCTATTCCCTCACTCGGGCTGTCGTTGAACCTGACCCCGCTCCTGGCCGATCAGGAATTGCGCACGACACGCAGCACGCAAGTGACGTATTGGGAAGGAGCAGTCGCGGTGGAGGGAACCGAGCATGACCAAGCAATCAAAGGCCAAGGCTATGTCGAACTGACGGGGTATGCAGAACGGATCAAACAGAAGCTGTAG
- a CDS encoding methyltransferase domain-containing protein, which translates to MDLKKVERVYTSYAGVYDQIFGKVFHEGRESAIRNLNVQPNEQILEVGVGTGLALPMYPRHCKITGIDLSEGMLGKAKERAEMHRLTHVQLHRMDAGAMEFADNSFDTVVAAYVVTAVPDHRKVVNEMIRVCRPGGRIIMLNHFSNGNKIIAAMEKVISPLTKHLGWRTDLSLHTVLEGTSLQVARKQNVNPLRFWALVECVNGKNGQVVKNGSAVHSNGNGHETEHHTSTNGHFANGHSH; encoded by the coding sequence ATGGATTTGAAGAAAGTGGAGCGGGTCTACACGTCGTATGCCGGCGTGTACGATCAGATTTTCGGCAAAGTCTTTCACGAGGGACGCGAATCGGCGATCCGCAATCTCAACGTGCAGCCGAATGAGCAGATCCTGGAAGTCGGCGTGGGCACCGGCCTCGCCCTTCCGATGTATCCCCGTCATTGCAAGATCACCGGCATCGATCTTTCCGAAGGCATGCTGGGGAAGGCAAAGGAACGGGCGGAGATGCATCGCTTGACGCACGTGCAGCTCCACCGCATGGATGCCGGGGCCATGGAGTTCGCCGACAATAGTTTCGATACCGTCGTCGCGGCCTACGTCGTCACCGCCGTGCCGGACCACCGCAAAGTCGTCAATGAGATGATCCGCGTCTGCCGGCCGGGCGGCCGCATCATCATGCTCAACCACTTCAGCAACGGCAACAAAATCATCGCGGCAATGGAGAAAGTCATCTCCCCGCTCACGAAGCATCTGGGATGGCGCACGGACCTCTCTCTGCACACCGTCCTGGAAGGCACGTCGTTGCAGGTCGCGCGCAAGCAGAACGTGAATCCGCTGCGATTCTGGGCCTTGGTGGAATGCGTGAACGGAAAGAACGGGCAGGTCGTGAAAAACGGGAGCGCGGTCCATTCAAACGGCAATGGCCATGAGACCGAGCACCACACCAGCACCAACGGCCACTTCGCCAACGGGCACTCGCACTAA
- the folK gene encoding 2-amino-4-hydroxy-6-hydroxymethyldihydropteridine diphosphokinase: MRETVYIGFGSNVGDRLDFCDRAVTLLSLLPHSQVTGISLLYETEPVLDHAQPGETWFLNGVVQLDTDITPRSLLTILREIERSLGRDEDNRSGPRTIDLDILFYGTRVIHEADLVVPHPRLHDRRFVLMPLNELDPLLVHPSLERTATQLLAEVKDRSEVRLLFPQPSTRYGSRPSCSPRQDL; this comes from the coding sequence ATGCGCGAAACGGTTTACATCGGGTTCGGATCAAATGTCGGCGATCGCCTTGATTTCTGCGATCGCGCAGTGACCCTGTTGAGCCTGCTTCCCCATTCGCAGGTCACCGGGATTTCGTTGCTCTACGAAACCGAACCCGTGCTCGACCATGCGCAACCGGGAGAGACTTGGTTTCTCAACGGCGTCGTGCAGCTCGACACCGACATCACGCCCCGCAGCTTGCTCACGATCCTACGCGAGATCGAGCGCTCGTTGGGACGCGATGAGGACAATCGCTCGGGCCCTCGCACGATCGATCTGGATATTCTGTTTTACGGCACCAGGGTCATCCACGAAGCGGATCTTGTCGTGCCGCATCCCCGGCTGCACGACCGGCGGTTCGTCCTGATGCCGTTAAACGAACTCGATCCGCTCTTGGTCCATCCCTCGCTTGAGCGCACCGCCACACAATTGCTCGCAGAGGTCAAAGACCGGTCGGAAGTTCGCCTGCTCTTCCCCCAGCCGTCCACGCGCTACGGGTCACGCCCGAGCTGTAGCCCTCGTCAGGATTTATGA
- a CDS encoding DUF5343 domain-containing protein yields the protein MADFIYTTVPGKIKQLLQKIREVGVPQKATVQWLKAVGFKSSNDASLLGVLKFIGFIDSSSVPSSKWAQYRGANHKVVLGEALREGYADLFAVYPDANQRSQSDIDHVFSTSSSGGKQVIAKTVSTFKALAEQAEFSPVNEQTDLRMPSGPLHTPAVQPPGGAGRSSFGPALHIDVQIHISPEASADQIDQIFASMSKHLYGSKKPE from the coding sequence ATGGCTGATTTCATTTACACAACCGTCCCGGGGAAAATAAAACAGCTACTCCAGAAAATCAGAGAAGTCGGCGTGCCCCAAAAAGCTACCGTACAATGGCTTAAAGCCGTTGGCTTTAAATCTAGTAACGATGCATCGTTGCTTGGCGTCCTGAAGTTTATCGGCTTTATTGACTCAAGCAGCGTCCCCAGTTCGAAGTGGGCTCAATACAGAGGCGCAAACCACAAGGTTGTACTTGGAGAGGCACTTCGCGAGGGTTACGCGGACCTATTCGCTGTCTATCCAGACGCAAACCAACGAAGCCAAAGTGATATCGATCATGTTTTCAGCACAAGCTCATCGGGTGGAAAGCAGGTCATCGCAAAGACAGTGAGCACCTTCAAAGCACTTGCGGAACAGGCAGAATTTTCGCCAGTAAATGAACAGACCGACCTTCGCATGCCCTCTGGTCCTCTCCATACGCCGGCGGTTCAACCCCCAGGTGGGGCCGGCCGCAGTTCGTTTGGGCCTGCATTACATATCGATGTTCAGATTCATATATCGCCAGAGGCTTCGGCGGACCAAATAGATCAAATCTTCGCAAGCATGTCTAAGCATCTTTATGGTTCAAAGAAGCCTGAATAA
- a CDS encoding type II toxin-antitoxin system RelE/ParE family toxin, with the protein MIRSFKHKGLGRFFESGSKSGIQAQHAERVRLILAQLNAATSPRDMALPGLDLHPLKGDRKGTWAVSVSGNWRITFRFVGKDAEVVDYEDYH; encoded by the coding sequence GTGATCCGCAGCTTCAAGCATAAGGGCCTAGGCCGCTTCTTCGAGAGCGGGAGTAAATCAGGTATCCAGGCTCAACATGCAGAGCGGGTGCGCCTGATTTTGGCCCAATTGAATGCGGCCACCTCGCCACGGGATATGGCGCTGCCGGGGTTAGACCTTCATCCGCTCAAGGGAGACCGCAAAGGCACCTGGGCTGTGTCGGTAAGCGGGAACTGGCGGATCACGTTTCGGTTTGTCGGTAAGGACGCAGAGGTTGTCGATTACGAGGATTATCACTGA
- the panC gene encoding pantoate--beta-alanine ligase, with amino-acid sequence MNILRTPKAMTAWSRRLHCEGVTIGFVPTMGALHDGHRALIRAARLQCDALVVSIFVNPTQFAPTEDLAKYPRPIANDRALCRAEGVDICFEPPVKAMYPEGFETVVTVPGIAQRWEGEIRPHHFAGVATVVTKLFGMIRPDVAVFGQKDFQQAALVRRVIEDLSLGVTLIVHPTVREQDGLAMSSRNVYLSASDRALAPILYKSLQAGAAAIKDGITSGRKIQTVMTQILRREPAAAVDYLAVCNPDTLTPLESVSDRAVLLGAVRIGSVRLIDNLLVKRPATRGRR; translated from the coding sequence ATGAACATCCTTCGAACGCCCAAGGCCATGACCGCCTGGAGCCGGCGGCTCCACTGTGAAGGGGTCACGATCGGATTCGTTCCGACGATGGGGGCATTGCACGACGGCCATCGCGCCCTCATCCGCGCTGCCCGGCTGCAATGCGATGCGCTCGTCGTCAGCATTTTCGTCAACCCGACGCAATTCGCCCCGACAGAAGATCTCGCCAAATACCCGCGGCCGATCGCAAACGACCGCGCGCTCTGTCGTGCGGAAGGAGTCGATATCTGCTTCGAACCCCCCGTCAAGGCGATGTATCCGGAGGGATTTGAAACGGTCGTCACGGTCCCCGGAATCGCGCAGCGCTGGGAAGGTGAGATTCGCCCGCATCACTTTGCCGGCGTCGCCACGGTCGTCACGAAGCTCTTCGGGATGATCCGGCCGGATGTCGCCGTCTTCGGGCAGAAAGATTTTCAGCAAGCGGCCCTGGTTCGACGCGTGATCGAGGACCTCAGCCTGGGAGTCACGCTGATCGTCCATCCGACCGTACGCGAGCAGGACGGACTGGCGATGAGTTCACGGAATGTGTATTTGTCCGCGTCTGATCGCGCACTGGCCCCCATACTCTATAAGAGTTTGCAGGCCGGGGCGGCGGCAATCAAAGACGGAATAACATCGGGCCGGAAGATTCAAACAGTGATGACCCAGATTCTGCGCCGGGAGCCTGCTGCAGCGGTCGACTACCTTGCAGTGTGCAATCCGGACACCCTCACACCGCTCGAATCCGTGAGCGATCGAGCGGTACTGCTGGGAGCAGTCCGTATCGGGAGTGTGAGGCTCATCGATAATCTACTCGTGAAGAGACCGGCAACACGGGGACGGCGCTAG
- a CDS encoding PilZ domain-containing protein: MKSLHCPSCGTTFVRVTSNEGMVEKALNRIRMFPFRCQLCTNRFRAFYLSARQSTQEFDRRQFKRLATAMDAQVIDSKQLPFTNRITDISMGGCAILAGGLAKGAFVELVLKSSIEGEEIRIETAMVSSVRSESVGIQFLELHPDEQRRLSQVVLGLLVGQGGQPNTCS, from the coding sequence ATGAAATCGTTGCACTGTCCAAGTTGCGGAACGACGTTCGTTCGAGTGACGTCAAATGAGGGGATGGTTGAGAAAGCCCTCAACCGTATCCGCATGTTTCCGTTTCGCTGCCAGCTCTGCACCAATCGTTTTCGCGCCTTCTATCTGAGCGCTCGCCAAAGCACGCAGGAGTTTGATCGTCGCCAGTTCAAACGCCTCGCAACGGCGATGGACGCCCAAGTGATCGACAGCAAGCAGTTGCCCTTTACCAATCGCATTACCGATATTTCAATGGGGGGCTGCGCGATCCTGGCGGGGGGATTGGCCAAGGGGGCGTTTGTCGAGCTGGTCTTAAAGTCGAGTATCGAAGGCGAGGAAATCAGAATCGAAACGGCGATGGTCTCTTCAGTCAGGTCTGAATCGGTAGGGATACAGTTTTTGGAGCTCCATCCGGATGAGCAGCGCCGCCTGAGTCAAGTCGTGCTCGGGCTGCTCGTCGGCCAGGGCGGACAACCGAATACCTGCTCCTGA
- a CDS encoding MazG nucleotide pyrophosphohydrolase domain-containing protein codes for MTDEQSMVEEFHKKFDILVQASPTDASEDTKRLRIRLIQEEFDELKESMAEGNLAALAKEMADLLYVVYGTAVSYGIDIGPVFREVHRSNLSKVGGYKREDGKWVKPPTYSPAKIEPLLAMQMTAPEEAQRPLGGVEEMLRGA; via the coding sequence ATGACGGACGAGCAGTCGATGGTCGAAGAGTTCCATAAGAAATTCGACATTCTTGTGCAGGCCAGCCCGACAGACGCCAGCGAGGACACAAAGCGCCTCCGCATCCGTCTGATTCAGGAGGAGTTTGACGAACTCAAGGAATCCATGGCGGAGGGCAATCTTGCCGCGCTGGCCAAGGAGATGGCGGATCTGCTCTATGTCGTGTATGGAACAGCCGTCTCGTATGGTATTGATATAGGACCGGTGTTCCGAGAGGTCCACCGGTCGAATCTCAGTAAAGTCGGCGGATATAAGCGCGAGGACGGCAAGTGGGTGAAGCCTCCGACCTATTCGCCGGCCAAGATCGAACCCTTGTTGGCGATGCAAATGACTGCTCCCGAAGAAGCGCAGAGGCCACTCGGAGGTGTTGAGGAGATGCTGCGAGGCGCATGA
- a CDS encoding LL-diaminopimelate aminotransferase gives MAGFPIEVATRIKTLPPYLFAAIDKMKQAAIAKGVDIINLGIGDPDLPTPAPIIESLAQAAKNPKHHQYPSYEGMLSFRTAVADWYKRRFNVTLNPADEVLTLIGSKEGIGHIHLAFVDPGDTVLVPSPGYPVYPVGTSFCGGVSHIMPLTKANGFLPDLSAIPKDVAKKAKLMWLNSPNNPTSVIMTKDYFKRVVEFAQENQVIVCHDAAYSEIFYDGKRPASFLEVDGAKDVGVEFHSLSKTYNMTGWRIGFAVGNKDVLAGLGKVKSQLDSGVFEAVQAAGITALGLDDSVTDGLRKIYQERRDTLVPGLKELGLEVDSPPAAFYIWVTVPKGYSSASFTAHLLEKAGIVTTPGNGFGAPGEGYIRMTVCTTKERLAEAVERIKKAGF, from the coding sequence ATGGCTGGTTTCCCCATCGAAGTCGCAACCCGAATTAAAACCTTGCCCCCCTATCTCTTCGCCGCCATCGACAAGATGAAGCAGGCGGCGATTGCCAAGGGCGTGGATATCATCAACCTCGGCATCGGCGATCCGGATTTGCCTACACCCGCGCCGATCATCGAGAGTCTGGCGCAAGCCGCCAAGAACCCCAAGCACCATCAATATCCCTCCTATGAGGGCATGCTGTCGTTCCGCACGGCGGTGGCCGACTGGTATAAGCGCCGGTTCAACGTGACGTTGAATCCCGCCGACGAAGTCTTGACCTTAATCGGTTCGAAGGAAGGCATCGGCCATATCCATCTGGCGTTTGTCGATCCGGGCGATACCGTGCTGGTCCCCAGCCCCGGCTACCCGGTCTATCCGGTCGGCACGAGCTTCTGCGGCGGCGTCTCGCACATCATGCCGCTCACCAAGGCCAACGGGTTCCTGCCGGACCTGAGCGCGATTCCGAAAGACGTCGCCAAGAAGGCTAAGCTGATGTGGCTGAACTCGCCCAACAATCCGACCTCCGTCATCATGACGAAGGACTACTTCAAGCGGGTGGTCGAGTTCGCACAGGAGAATCAGGTCATCGTCTGCCACGATGCGGCCTACTCGGAGATTTTTTACGACGGCAAACGCCCGGCGAGTTTCCTCGAAGTGGATGGCGCGAAAGATGTCGGCGTGGAATTCCACTCGCTCTCCAAGACCTACAACATGACCGGCTGGCGCATCGGGTTCGCTGTCGGCAACAAGGACGTGCTGGCCGGGCTCGGCAAGGTGAAAAGCCAGCTGGACTCAGGCGTGTTCGAGGCGGTGCAGGCCGCCGGCATCACGGCACTGGGGCTGGACGATTCGGTAACGGACGGGCTGCGGAAGATTTATCAGGAACGGCGCGATACGCTGGTGCCGGGCCTGAAGGAGCTCGGGCTCGAGGTGGATTCGCCGCCTGCCGCTTTCTACATCTGGGTGACCGTGCCGAAGGGGTATTCGTCCGCCTCGTTCACCGCGCATTTGCTGGAAAAGGCCGGTATCGTCACCACGCCGGGCAACGGATTCGGCGCGCCGGGCGAGGGCTACATCCGCATGACCGTCTGCACGACCAAAGAACGGCTGGCAGAAGCGGTGGAGCGGATTAAAAAGGCAGGATTCTGA
- a CDS encoding DUF4145 domain-containing protein has translation MAGARNIFSVAKAIQADVAKELGPPEEGLRSSTQCVIPLSVVRGTRGYIERVANQINGAYENGWYDACAVMIRRVLETLIIEAYEHYNLAASIKNAAGDFFYLRDLIDKCLQETAWNLSRNCRQAMPKLKDIGDKSAHSRRYNAHRGDIDPLLLDIRLVVQEFVYLAGLK, from the coding sequence ATGGCAGGCGCACGTAATATATTCTCGGTTGCGAAAGCGATCCAAGCGGATGTCGCAAAAGAGCTGGGGCCGCCAGAAGAAGGGCTGCGCTCCTCCACGCAATGCGTGATCCCGCTGTCTGTTGTACGTGGGACACGCGGATACATCGAACGCGTAGCCAACCAAATCAATGGGGCTTACGAAAATGGTTGGTATGACGCATGCGCAGTTATGATTCGCCGCGTTCTAGAAACGCTGATTATCGAAGCCTACGAACATTACAACCTTGCAGCGAGCATAAAAAACGCGGCGGGCGACTTTTTCTATTTAAGGGATCTCATCGACAAATGCCTTCAAGAAACTGCTTGGAACCTGAGTCGGAATTGTAGACAGGCAATGCCGAAACTTAAGGACATTGGCGACAAGTCGGCACATAGTCGAAGATACAACGCTCATAGGGGCGATATCGATCCACTGTTGTTGGATATTAGATTGGTCGTGCAGGAGTTTGTTTACCTTGCAGGGCTCAAGTAA